One genomic segment of Epinephelus fuscoguttatus linkage group LG19, E.fuscoguttatus.final_Chr_v1 includes these proteins:
- the map3k3 gene encoding mitogen-activated protein kinase kinase kinase 3: MNERQALHSIMKDLVALQMTRRQPVLSYDSGKPKAPAQANRQDDVRIKFEFSGERRILMFGRPVQFDEIQQKVKVVFGQQLDLHYMNNELSIPLRDQDDLDKAIDLLDRSSNMKSIKILLLTQEHSNASSPSHHVPCKQVRIKSSQSTGDVSTVYQSSEPRGRHLSTGSQNTGRSSPPPGYVPERQQRIARQGSYTSINSEGEFIPETSDQCVLDPWSSAENSVSGSCQSLDSNSDSPSLRKSRMHRAKSYPDNRQECSDRENHVYDRVAGKGGTYPRRYHVSLHHKDHSEGRRTFPRIRRPQGNLFTLVPSRRSLNGSEESLGSWQLVDAQGRLRPQDRSVPHKSPSAPMTWRRGKLLGQGAFGRVYLCYDVDTGRELAAKQVQFDPDSPETSKEVSALECEIQLLKNLHHERIVQYYGCLRDHNEKTLTIFMEYMPGGSVKDQLKAYGALTENVTRKYTRQILEGMSYLHSNMIVHRDIKGANILRDSAGNVKLGDFGASKRLQTICMSGAGIRSVTGTPYWMSPEVISGEGYGRKADVWSLGCTVVEMLTEKPPWAEYEAMAAIFKIATQPTNPRLPSHTSDQAQDFISCIFVEAKHRPSAEELLRHPFSQILC; this comes from the exons ATGA ATGAGAGGCAGGCTCTCCACTCTATAATGAAGGACCTGGTTGCCCTCCAGATGACACGGCGCCAGCCTGTGCTGTCGTATGACAGCGGCAAACCCAAGGCACCGGCCCAGGCCAACAGACAG gACGATGTGAGGATAAAGTTTGAATTCTCAGGCGAGCGGAG GATCCTGATGTTTGGGAGGCCCGTGCAGTTCGATGAAATCCAGCAGAAAGTCAAGGTTGTCTTTGGCCAGCAGCTAGACCTGCATTATATGAACAATGAG TTGTCCATCCCTCTGCGAGATCAGGATGACCTAGACAAGGCAATCGACCTGCTGGACAGAAGCTCCAACATGAAGAGCATCAAGATCCTGCTGCTCACTCAGGAGCACAGCaat gcctcctccccctcccaccATGTGCCATGCAAGCAGGTGAGGATCAAGTCCTCCCAGTCCACTGGAGACGTCAGCACAGTGTATCAGTCCTCCGAGCCCAGGGGGCGCCACCTATCAACTG GTTCTCAGAACACGGGGCGTAGCTCACCGCCTCCTGGCTACGTACCTGAACGCCAGCAGAGGATCGCCCGCCAAGGTTCATACACCAGCATAAACAGTGAGGGGGAGTTCATCCCTGAGACCagtgatcagtgt GTGTTGGATCCCTGGAGCAGTGCAGAAAACTCTGTTTCTGGAAGCTGTCAGTCTCTGGACAGCAACTCAGACAG CCCCTCGCTGAGGAAGTCTCGCATGCACAGAGCCAAGAGTTACCCTGATAATCGTCAGGAGTGCTCAG ACAGGGAGAATCATGTGTATGACAGGGTAGCAGGGAAAGGAGGCACCTATCCTCGTAGGTACCACGTCTCCCTGCATCACAAGGACCACAGTGAAG GCCGACGGACGTTTCCGCGGATCCGTCGCCCCCAGGGCAACCTGTTCACTCTGGTGCCCTCGCGCCGGTCGCTCAACGGCAGCGAGGAGAGTTTGGGCAGCTGGCAGCTGGTCGATGCTCAGGGCAGGCTCCGTCCCCAAGATCGTTCTGTTCCGCATAAGT CACCCAGTGCTCCCATGACGTGGCGGCGGGGGAAGCTTCTGGGCCAGGGAGCATTTGGACGAGTTTACCTGTGTTACGATGTGGATACTGGGAGGGAGCTGGCTGCCAAGCAGGTCCAGTTTGACCCTGACAGTCCTGAAACCAGCAAG GAGGTCAGTGCTTTAGAGTGTGAAATCCAGTTGCTGAAAAATTTGCATCACGAGCGCATTGTTCAGTACTACGGCTGTCTGAGGGACCACAATGAGAAGACCCTCACTATTTTCATGGAGTACATGCCGGGG GGTTCAGTCAAAGACCAGCTGAAGGCCTACGGGGCACTGACAGAAAACGTGACCCGAAAGTACACAAGGCAGATCCTGGAGGGCATGTCCTACCTGCACAGTAACATGATCGTACACCGGGACATCAAAG GTGCCAACATCCTGCGGGATTCAGCGGGCAACGTGAAGCTTGGAGATTTTGGTGCCAGCAAGAGGCTGCAGACCATCTGCATGTCTGGCGCTGGCATCCGCTCTGTGACCGGCACCCCCTACTGGATGAGCCCGGAGGTGATCAGTGGAGAGGGCTATGGCAGGAAGGCTGATGTCTG GAGCCTTGGTTGTACGGTGGTGGAGATGCTGACAGAAAAGCCTCCATGGGCTGAATACGAGGCCATGGCGGCCATATTCAAGATCGCCACCCAGCCCACCAACCCACGGCTGCCCTCGCACACCTCCGACCAGGCACAGGACTTCATAAGCTGCATTTTTGTGGAGGCCAAACACAGACCCAGTGCTGAGGAGCTGCTCAGACATCCCTTCTCCCAGATTCTGTGCTGA